TGCTCGTTGGCTTCTTGCGCAGTGAATCGTTACCTTTTTGGGTAATGATTATCAGATTCATCACCAGGAGATTGTTTAAACCGCGAAGAACATGAACTTTTGAAAGCCCGGTTGCATCTTGGAAATCGGTGAGAGAGATTAAAGCCGATGTGTCATTCCACCCATAAGTTTTGTCTATGACACAGTCAAAAACCTGTCGAGCTTCTCCTGGAATCCTGAGTTTAACCAGGCTCCTGAAAATATCATTAGGGATGCGCAGGAAGCCATCGTTAAGTTGTGGGTTGGCCATTATGCGCACCTCAAGTATAGATACAAAAAGAAGGCAGACAATCTCATGTTGTCTGCCTTCCGTCTGCCTCGTTTTATGGGGGTAGATGAGCTATAAGTTGGTGGCGCTGTAAATGGTAAACGAAGAAGGTGCGGTTCGAGCCTACGGGGCAACAGTTGAACAATCATAGTCGTCAGGAATAAAGTGTCTGGGCCATCGCTTCTCTTACATCGCACTTTGTAAAAGGGCGTTACTGGCGTTTTACTGGCGGTTTTTGAGAGAATTGTTATTTGCAAGTTACTGAATTTATTAATGGTGAGTGGCGGAGAGGTAGGGATTTGAACCCTAGGTACGGTTTTACCCGTACACTCGCTTAGCAGGCGAGCACCTTCGGCCATACTCGGTCACCTCTCCGCGGCGTGGACAAAGTATACCGATTTGAAGTATAAATTGCAATAAATGAACAACGGGCAAGCATTCGATATACTGCAGAAAAGACATGATCTTCTAAGAAGTATGAGGACCTTCTTCTACGACCGGGGATATATCGAGGTAGAGACGCCAAACCTCATGGGAACGGCTGTAAACGATCCCAACATAGACCCTCTTTACGTCTTTGTGGGCACAAAGGGGCCGTTCTTCCTCCATACCTCGCCCGAGATGGGCATGAAGAAGCTCTTGCCCACGGGACACAGGCGGATTTTTCAGATATGCAAGGTCTACCGCGTGGAGGACCATCAGGAGGTGCACAGTACAGAATTCACCATGCTCGAGTGGTATCGGGAGGGCACCTACACGGAGGCGATGAGCGAGACGAATGAGCTCGTCTCGCATGTGGCACGCGATCTCGCGATTAAAGAGAGGGAGGAGCTTCAAAAACAATTTGACGTCTATGACCTGGAAACGCTTTTTCGCGACAAGACCGGCATAGACCCTTTTCATTTAGGTCGGGATGAGCTCTTTGAACGGATGAAGATGAGGGGTTTTTCCGGCATCGATGAGCACGACGATGCGCTCGGCCTTTTGCTCAAGCTCTACGTTCAGGAACTGGAAACCGCCATGCCGAAGCGCGCCCCTTATTTCATCAAGGATTGGCCCCGGTTAATCTCCACCATGGCCAAAGAAAAGGCCGACGACCCGACCAAGGTAGAGCGTTTCGAGCTCTATATCAGAGGTATCGAGATCGCTAATGGATACACGGAGCTCATCGATCCGACTATCCAGAAAAAACGCTTTGTTGACGATCGGAACGAACGAAGACGTCAAAGTAAAGCCGTTTTCGATATAGACGAAGGCTTTCTTCACGCGCTGTCCATGCTTCGCGGCTCCTATGCAGGCGCCTCTGTGGGGGTGGACAGGCTAATCATGGCCCTTTTCAACAAGGACTGTATCGATGACGTAATCCCCTCTCGTCTCAAGGGTTGACGGTATAAAAGAGGATACCCATGTATTCTCGCATCGCAGTCTCCACCAGTGCAAGGTTTTCGGCGCTGGGCAAAAAACTCAAGGGATCGTAAGGGCCGCGTGACGTCTTGAAATCCGTGGGAAATGGGAGTATCTGCGTAAAACGCCTGCTAAAGAGCATATAAGACCTTTTCATGTGGTAAGCGCTCGTGATGAGCACGATCTTTCTGAATTGATACTTGTCGGCTATCTCTCTCACATACCGGGCGTTCTCATAGGTATCCATGCTCTTTCCTTCCATGATGATGTCCTGAGAGGCAACCCCCAATGAGACGAGAAACCTCCTCGCCACCTCTGCCTCCGGCGTTTTGGTGAATACCATGCCGCCGGAAAAGATGATCGGCTTTTTTGCTATCAAGTAGAGTCTGTACGCCGTTATGATCCGAGCCAGGGCGCTCGACCCGATCATGCCCACTCCATTGATATCAGGCGCGTTTTCGTTTATCCCTCCGCCGAGCACAACGTAGACATCGCCGGTCTTGACCTCTTCCAAAGAGGCCGGCCGCTGTGCGTCCTCGAGGGGTACGATGAAAAGATCGGCTGTAGGGTCGATGCTCAGCATATAGATCAGGACCGCGAGCGCGATCACGCAAATCTTGAGCCGCTTCTTCATAAACAGGGCAGCAACGATGAGGATCACTACGATAAGACCTACAGGCAACAAAATGATGGTAAGGATCTTTTTGAGGACGAAACCCGTCAACGCTCACCCACCCTGGCCCTTAACCATGCTGTAACATCACGACGCTACAGGCGCACGCTTCGCCGAAAGGGTTCACTTGAATCGCGCGATGGCTTCCCTGATTTTTGGCACCGCGTTCTGTGTGGCCTTGATCCCTTCTTCAATAAGCAGTTTCTTTTGAGAGAAATCAAACATGGAAACGCCCTTGGTATCAGGCTCGATCAGTATATCGGCCTGTCGCACCTTGGTTTTGTTATTCTCGTGCATCATGATATTGATCGACTGGGCGATCACATCGATGGCAGATTCGATGTCGTTATCCTTTATATCCCGCTGCAGGTTCACGGCGATGATTATGTCAGCGCCTTTGGATCGCGCGATATCGCAGGCCACGTTGTCTGTGACCCCGCCATCAACGAGCATCCGGTTTCCAAACATTACCGGCACAAAGATCCCGGGTATGGCGAGAGATGCGTGTACCGCTTTGGCAAGGGCCCCTTTTTCTAAAGTGACGGTTTCCCCGGTATTCAGGTCTGTGGCCACAGGATAAAAGGGTACGCGCGTATCCTCGACCCTTCTCGCCTTGGTGTTCTGTTCCACAAATGCTTCGAGTTTTGTGCCTTGCACGGGACCGAGTTTTGAGGCGACGATAGAAAAATCCAGGATGTCACCCCGTTCTATTTTGGAAGCGGCCCACTCGAGCTGAAAGCTGTCCGGGTTCGATGCATAGAGCGCCCCGATCAGGCTTCCCACGCTCGTTGCCACAATCATGTGGATAGGTATCTTTTCCTGTTCGAGCACACGAATCACACCCACGTGGGCAAACCCTTTAGACGCACCCCCTCCGAGGACCAGGGCGACTTTGGGTTCGGCCTTTGTTGTAGATTGTGGCCGGGGGGCCTTGGTCTGGCAGGCACATAAGAGGAGCGCAACGACGCACAGGAGAACAAAAAACTTTCTAATAACCACTTCTCTGTCCCACGTAAGGATTGTAGACTTTCTCCCGCCCGATAGTGCTTTTCGGGGTATCACCATAATTATGACCGGGGGCCACAATCGTATCGTCCGGGAGAGTAAAGAGCTTGGTGTGTATCGACGATACGAGCGTATCCCATGAACCGCCTCCGAGGTCGGTCCTGCCCACGGCGCCCACAAAGAGGGTATCGCCGGTAAAAACCATGCCGTTGTGGTAGAGACACATACCACCAGGGGAATGGCCCGGCGTATGAATTACTTTTAATGACGTCTCACCGATGGTAATGAGATCGCCATCTTTCACGGTGATATCGGCGGGCGGCGACGGCTCTCCGCCGAGTGCGGCGATGAGCTGCAGGGGCTGATGGATAAGTCCCTCGGCGTCATCTTCGTGGATGATGATTTTGGCACCGGTGGCCTGTTTCATCCTCTTATTGCCCATAGTATGGTCGCCATGGCTATGCGTGTTGACAATGTATTTTATGACGTATCCCCTGCTTTCCGCTTCCTTAAGCAGGCGTTCGGTCTCTGCCGCAGGATCAATGAAGAGCGCCTCTTTTGTCACCTTGCAGGCGACGAGATAGGCGAAGATGGCCATATTTCCTACTTCGATTTGCTTTACGAACATTCGGACCTCCCGTCCAGTTAATCTAATACTTTTTCGTGCTCTTTATCAAATTTTTTGATAATATCTTAGGCCGCATGGGAAAGATAGCACTGAGGGAGGAGAAATGAAGCCTGTCTACGTGGAAGCGAGGGACCTTCCGGATGCCTGGTTCCAGTGTATCTATCGGATATTCGAACAGGATGGGGTTCACGAATACGTCATCGA
The window above is part of the Syntrophorhabdaceae bacterium genome. Proteins encoded here:
- a CDS encoding amino acid--tRNA ligase-related protein encodes the protein MNNGQAFDILQKRHDLLRSMRTFFYDRGYIEVETPNLMGTAVNDPNIDPLYVFVGTKGPFFLHTSPEMGMKKLLPTGHRRIFQICKVYRVEDHQEVHSTEFTMLEWYREGTYTEAMSETNELVSHVARDLAIKEREELQKQFDVYDLETLFRDKTGIDPFHLGRDELFERMKMRGFSGIDEHDDALGLLLKLYVQELETAMPKRAPYFIKDWPRLISTMAKEKADDPTKVERFELYIRGIEIANGYTELIDPTIQKKRFVDDRNERRRQSKAVFDIDEGFLHALSMLRGSYAGASVGVDRLIMALFNKDCIDDVIPSRLKG
- a CDS encoding YdcF family protein — translated: MTGFVLKKILTIILLPVGLIVVILIVAALFMKKRLKICVIALAVLIYMLSIDPTADLFIVPLEDAQRPASLEEVKTGDVYVVLGGGINENAPDINGVGMIGSSALARIITAYRLYLIAKKPIIFSGGMVFTKTPEAEVARRFLVSLGVASQDIIMEGKSMDTYENARYVREIADKYQFRKIVLITSAYHMKRSYMLFSRRFTQILPFPTDFKTSRGPYDPLSFLPSAENLALVETAMREYMGILFYTVNP
- a CDS encoding patatin-like phospholipase family protein, with protein sequence MVIRKFFVLLCVVALLLCACQTKAPRPQSTTKAEPKVALVLGGGASKGFAHVGVIRVLEQEKIPIHMIVATSVGSLIGALYASNPDSFQLEWAASKIERGDILDFSIVASKLGPVQGTKLEAFVEQNTKARRVEDTRVPFYPVATDLNTGETVTLEKGALAKAVHASLAIPGIFVPVMFGNRMLVDGGVTDNVACDIARSKGADIIIAVNLQRDIKDNDIESAIDVIAQSINIMMHENNKTKVRQADILIEPDTKGVSMFDFSQKKLLIEEGIKATQNAVPKIREAIARFK
- a CDS encoding MBL fold metallo-hydrolase; protein product: MFVKQIEVGNMAIFAYLVACKVTKEALFIDPAAETERLLKEAESRGYVIKYIVNTHSHGDHTMGNKRMKQATGAKIIIHEDDAEGLIHQPLQLIAALGGEPSPPADITVKDGDLITIGETSLKVIHTPGHSPGGMCLYHNGMVFTGDTLFVGAVGRTDLGGGSWDTLVSSIHTKLFTLPDDTIVAPGHNYGDTPKSTIGREKVYNPYVGQRSGY